From the Daphnia magna isolate NIES linkage group LG3, ASM2063170v1.1, whole genome shotgun sequence genome, one window contains:
- the LOC116919139 gene encoding membrane metallo-endopeptidase-like 1 isoform X3, with protein sequence MCLFIYSSGKIKTMGRSLWMSREKTGEGVIMVRQASSVASSNRNGLTGLPKVGRHRPVVRSQSSRISLLRQPPASASSLTSGNEEEHFSIPERYVEFRGRSCNRCWWWWIPLTVITSIIVTAAIIWLFQPYGLFGYQEYSNATLAEEQQQDEVCTTPACVKAAARLLARLDPSIDPCTDFYRFSCGRFLETYSVPDDSNQLSTLQEMQDEMLLSTRKVLEQSHEGDANVNGSIRKVKDFYASCMSPHLDDADFGNVSELPLFAFLQPGELGAWPLLMLEPGDRPHDHASLEHLIGTLAALQVHSFVDIYVTQDERNSSQYILQFFKGEPLMEKDWYDVSRNETAARHLRCLRSYRNLMEETILLLSGGRREPLDELDDMLAFEARFAKISSTFCADGDMISDPTNDSNRTTSNNEDLENAAFHHDTIVDHRLNLSDMETQFPAINWTAAVETLLRATGLSDKDRAALLLSDMPVSLQCRDFLPELSNLLTTTPSRTVTNYLIWRFIFKSMPLITTRFHKMWTNFKQSVPNLGEERIYLTRWKQCVALVNEGFGLVAAHLYVTKMASNWTNTWILRLIDELKEAFGASIARQEWIEEEMTLRLLEKLEAMGSKIGYPNKILNLTQLDLDYQELHIDGGHIFFNVMRMKRHEVWREIQKVFQPPPQEKEWLVQPLVVNAFHNPSTNEIIFPLGILREPFFNLDLPRYMTYGNLGVVIGHEIVHGFDVNGRRYDRHGNMTQWWSDSLMREFSQRTDCFVQQYAAFTIDHIDKPVDGNRTLGENVCDSGGLAHAWTAYKSHSRAIGEENHRPEFRLPGVNYTNDQLFFITYGQIWCEVLNADGYEKYTKEAHSPGKYRANGVLQNSPTFSEVFHCPVDSPMNPVNKCQLWS encoded by the exons AtgtgtttgtttatttactCGTCGGGGAAAATCAAGACCATGGGAAGATCTCTTTGGATGAGCCGAGAGAAAACAGGAGAAGGTGTTATTATG GTGCGGCAAGCATCTTCGGTAGCGTCATCAAATCGTAACGGACTGACTGGACTTCCAAAAGTTGGCCGTCACCGACCAGTTGTGCGTAGCCAGAGTTCGCGGATCTCGCTCCTGCGCCAGCCTCCGGCTAGTGCTTCTAGCCTCACCAGCGGAAACGAGGAAGAGCATTTCTCCATTCCCGAAAG GTACGTCGAGTTTCGTGGCAGGAGTTGCAATCGttgttggtggtggtggatCCCATTGACCGTCATTACGTCGATCATCGTCACTGCTGCCATCATCTGGTTATTCCAACCTTACG GATTATTTGGTTACCAAGAATACTCGAACGCTACGTTGGCGGAAGAGCAGCAGCAAGACGAAGTGTGTACGACTCCTGCTTGCGTCAAAGCGGCAGCACGTCTACTTGCTCGTCTCGATCCGTCGATTGATCCCTGCACGGATTTTTACCGTTTCTCCTGCGGCCGTTTCCTTGAAACCTACAGCGTCCCAGACGACTCTAATCAGCTTTCAACCCTGCAGGAAATGCAAGATGAAATGTTGCTGTCTACTCGAA aagTGCTGGAACAGTCACACGAGGGCGATGCTAACGTCAACGGATCCATCCGGAAAGTCAAAGATTTCTACGCGTCGTGCATGAGCCCGC ATTTGGACGATGCGGATTTTGGCAACGTCAGCGAGTTGCCACTGTTTGCTTTCCTACAGCCGGGCGAACTAGGCGCTTGGCCGTTGCTCATGCTCGAGCCCGGCGACCGGCCGCACGATCATGCGTCACTCGAGCACCTGATCGGGACCTTGGCAGCGCTCCAAGTCCATAGCTTTGTTGACATTTACGTGACGCAGGACGAGCGGAACTCGTCCCAGTACATCCTTCAG TTTTTTAAAGGTGAGCCACTGATGGAAAAAGATTGGTATGACGTGAGCAGGAATGAGACGGCGGCCAGGCATCTACGCTGCCTTCGCTCTTATCGCAACCTCATGGAGGAGACTATCCTTCTTCTCAGTGGCGGCCGGCGTGAGCCACTTGACGAACTCGACGATATGCTGGCCTTTGAGGCTCGCTTTGCAAAA ATTTCCAGTACCTTCTGCGCTGATGGTGACATGATTTCGGACCCGACCAACGACTCGAATCGCACTACGAGTAACAATGAAGATCTGGAGAATGCTGCCTTCCATCACGATACCATCGTTGATCATCGCTTGAATCTCTCCGACATGGAAACCCAATTTCCTGCG ATCAATTGGACAGCAGCGGTGGAGACTCTTCTTCGAGCGACTGGCTTAAGCGATAAAGATCGGGCAGCTTTGCTGTTGTCTGACATGCCCGTTAGTCTGCAGTGTCGTGACTTCCTACCCGAACTGAGCAACCTCCTCACCACTACACCATCCAG aaccGTTACAAACTATTTGATATGGCGATTCATCTTCAAATCGATGCCACTCATCACCACCCGTTTCCACAAAATGTGGACCAACTTCAAACAGAGTGTACCGAATTTGGGGGAGGAGCGCATTTATCTTACCAG GTGGAAGCAGTGCGTCGCGCTGGTTAATGAAGGTTTTGGATTAGTGGCCGCTCATCTTTACGTTACCAAAATGGCCTCAAATTGGACCAACACTTGG ATATTGCGGCTAATCGACGAACTAAAAGAGGCTTTCGGCGCCAGCATCGCACGCCAAGAGTGGATCGAAGAGGAGATGACTCTACGTCTACTAGAGAAA TTGGAGGCAATGGGCTCCAAGATTGGCTATCCCAACAAAATTCTCAACCTGACTCAGTTGGATCTCGATTATCAGGAG CTGCACATTGACGGTGGCCATATTTTCTTCAACGTCATGCGCATGAAACGTCACGAAGTCTGGCGCGAAATTCAAAAAGTATTTCAGCCTCCACCACAAGAAAA AGAATGGCTAGTTCAACCGCTGGTCGTCAATGCCTTCCACAATCCATCGACCAACGAGATCA TTTTTCCACTAGGCATCCTTCGTGAGCCTTTCTTCAACCTAGACCTACCGAG GTACATGACGTACGGCAATCTAGGCGTCGTGATCGGCCATGAAATTGTTCACGGTTTCGATGTCAACG GACGACGGTACGACCGACATGGCAACATGACGCAATGGTGGAGCGACTCGCTGATGCGTGAGTTCAGCCAGCGGACCGACTGTTTTGTCCAACAATATGCCGCGTTCACAATTGACCACATCGATAAACCG GTCGACGGAAACAGAACACTGGGCGAAAATGTATGCGACAGTGGTGGTCTCGCCCATGCGTGGACAGCATATAAGTCACATTCAAGAGCCATAGGCGAGGAGAATCATAGGCCAGAATTCCGACTGCCAGGTGTCAACTACACCAATGACCAGCTTTTTTTCATCACTTACGGACAG ATTTGGTGCGAAGTGCTTAATGCTGATGGCTACGAGAAGTACACCAAAGAAGCTCATAGTCCGGGCAAGTACCGTGCCAACGGTGTCCTTCAAAATAGCCCTACTTTTTCTGAAGTGTTTCATTGCCCAGTCGACAGTCCGATGAACCCAGTCAACAAGTGCCAACTCTGGAGCTAA
- the LOC116919139 gene encoding membrane metallo-endopeptidase-like 1 isoform X4, with product MVRSFYGSVVWVRQASSVASSNRNGLTGLPKVGRHRPVVRSQSSRISLLRQPPASASSLTSGNEEEHFSIPERYVEFRGRSCNRCWWWWIPLTVITSIIVTAAIIWLFQPYGLFGYQEYSNATLAEEQQQDEVCTTPACVKAAARLLARLDPSIDPCTDFYRFSCGRFLETYSVPDDSNQLSTLQEMQDEMLLSTRKVLEQSHEGDANVNGSIRKVKDFYASCMSPHLDDADFGNVSELPLFAFLQPGELGAWPLLMLEPGDRPHDHASLEHLIGTLAALQVHSFVDIYVTQDERNSSQYILQFFKGEPLMEKDWYDVSRNETAARHLRCLRSYRNLMEETILLLSGGRREPLDELDDMLAFEARFAKISSTFCADGDMISDPTNDSNRTTSNNEDLENAAFHHDTIVDHRLNLSDMETQFPAINWTAAVETLLRATGLSDKDRAALLLSDMPVSLQCRDFLPELSNLLTTTPSRTVTNYLIWRFIFKSMPLITTRFHKMWTNFKQSVPNLGEERIYLTRWKQCVALVNEGFGLVAAHLYVTKMASNWTNTWILRLIDELKEAFGASIARQEWIEEEMTLRLLEKLEAMGSKIGYPNKILNLTQLDLDYQELHIDGGHIFFNVMRMKRHEVWREIQKVFQPPPQEKEWLVQPLVVNAFHNPSTNEIIFPLGILREPFFNLDLPRYMTYGNLGVVIGHEIVHGFDVNGRRYDRHGNMTQWWSDSLMREFSQRTDCFVQQYAAFTIDHIDKPVDGNRTLGENVCDSGGLAHAWTAYKSHSRAIGEENHRPEFRLPGVNYTNDQLFFITYGQIWCEVLNADGYEKYTKEAHSPGKYRANGVLQNSPTFSEVFHCPVDSPMNPVNKCQLWS from the exons GTGCGGCAAGCATCTTCGGTAGCGTCATCAAATCGTAACGGACTGACTGGACTTCCAAAAGTTGGCCGTCACCGACCAGTTGTGCGTAGCCAGAGTTCGCGGATCTCGCTCCTGCGCCAGCCTCCGGCTAGTGCTTCTAGCCTCACCAGCGGAAACGAGGAAGAGCATTTCTCCATTCCCGAAAG GTACGTCGAGTTTCGTGGCAGGAGTTGCAATCGttgttggtggtggtggatCCCATTGACCGTCATTACGTCGATCATCGTCACTGCTGCCATCATCTGGTTATTCCAACCTTACG GATTATTTGGTTACCAAGAATACTCGAACGCTACGTTGGCGGAAGAGCAGCAGCAAGACGAAGTGTGTACGACTCCTGCTTGCGTCAAAGCGGCAGCACGTCTACTTGCTCGTCTCGATCCGTCGATTGATCCCTGCACGGATTTTTACCGTTTCTCCTGCGGCCGTTTCCTTGAAACCTACAGCGTCCCAGACGACTCTAATCAGCTTTCAACCCTGCAGGAAATGCAAGATGAAATGTTGCTGTCTACTCGAA aagTGCTGGAACAGTCACACGAGGGCGATGCTAACGTCAACGGATCCATCCGGAAAGTCAAAGATTTCTACGCGTCGTGCATGAGCCCGC ATTTGGACGATGCGGATTTTGGCAACGTCAGCGAGTTGCCACTGTTTGCTTTCCTACAGCCGGGCGAACTAGGCGCTTGGCCGTTGCTCATGCTCGAGCCCGGCGACCGGCCGCACGATCATGCGTCACTCGAGCACCTGATCGGGACCTTGGCAGCGCTCCAAGTCCATAGCTTTGTTGACATTTACGTGACGCAGGACGAGCGGAACTCGTCCCAGTACATCCTTCAG TTTTTTAAAGGTGAGCCACTGATGGAAAAAGATTGGTATGACGTGAGCAGGAATGAGACGGCGGCCAGGCATCTACGCTGCCTTCGCTCTTATCGCAACCTCATGGAGGAGACTATCCTTCTTCTCAGTGGCGGCCGGCGTGAGCCACTTGACGAACTCGACGATATGCTGGCCTTTGAGGCTCGCTTTGCAAAA ATTTCCAGTACCTTCTGCGCTGATGGTGACATGATTTCGGACCCGACCAACGACTCGAATCGCACTACGAGTAACAATGAAGATCTGGAGAATGCTGCCTTCCATCACGATACCATCGTTGATCATCGCTTGAATCTCTCCGACATGGAAACCCAATTTCCTGCG ATCAATTGGACAGCAGCGGTGGAGACTCTTCTTCGAGCGACTGGCTTAAGCGATAAAGATCGGGCAGCTTTGCTGTTGTCTGACATGCCCGTTAGTCTGCAGTGTCGTGACTTCCTACCCGAACTGAGCAACCTCCTCACCACTACACCATCCAG aaccGTTACAAACTATTTGATATGGCGATTCATCTTCAAATCGATGCCACTCATCACCACCCGTTTCCACAAAATGTGGACCAACTTCAAACAGAGTGTACCGAATTTGGGGGAGGAGCGCATTTATCTTACCAG GTGGAAGCAGTGCGTCGCGCTGGTTAATGAAGGTTTTGGATTAGTGGCCGCTCATCTTTACGTTACCAAAATGGCCTCAAATTGGACCAACACTTGG ATATTGCGGCTAATCGACGAACTAAAAGAGGCTTTCGGCGCCAGCATCGCACGCCAAGAGTGGATCGAAGAGGAGATGACTCTACGTCTACTAGAGAAA TTGGAGGCAATGGGCTCCAAGATTGGCTATCCCAACAAAATTCTCAACCTGACTCAGTTGGATCTCGATTATCAGGAG CTGCACATTGACGGTGGCCATATTTTCTTCAACGTCATGCGCATGAAACGTCACGAAGTCTGGCGCGAAATTCAAAAAGTATTTCAGCCTCCACCACAAGAAAA AGAATGGCTAGTTCAACCGCTGGTCGTCAATGCCTTCCACAATCCATCGACCAACGAGATCA TTTTTCCACTAGGCATCCTTCGTGAGCCTTTCTTCAACCTAGACCTACCGAG GTACATGACGTACGGCAATCTAGGCGTCGTGATCGGCCATGAAATTGTTCACGGTTTCGATGTCAACG GACGACGGTACGACCGACATGGCAACATGACGCAATGGTGGAGCGACTCGCTGATGCGTGAGTTCAGCCAGCGGACCGACTGTTTTGTCCAACAATATGCCGCGTTCACAATTGACCACATCGATAAACCG GTCGACGGAAACAGAACACTGGGCGAAAATGTATGCGACAGTGGTGGTCTCGCCCATGCGTGGACAGCATATAAGTCACATTCAAGAGCCATAGGCGAGGAGAATCATAGGCCAGAATTCCGACTGCCAGGTGTCAACTACACCAATGACCAGCTTTTTTTCATCACTTACGGACAG ATTTGGTGCGAAGTGCTTAATGCTGATGGCTACGAGAAGTACACCAAAGAAGCTCATAGTCCGGGCAAGTACCGTGCCAACGGTGTCCTTCAAAATAGCCCTACTTTTTCTGAAGTGTTTCATTGCCCAGTCGACAGTCCGATGAACCCAGTCAACAAGTGCCAACTCTGGAGCTAA
- the LOC116919139 gene encoding membrane metallo-endopeptidase-like 1 isoform X2: protein MQSELMEDESHLNSIPAGQSAQQRTPSPSRCIDLNVFSSSIKSDSFLNTTSTKHSLPHISLGTFNMSTSSPVSSPPQVRQASSVASSNRNGLTGLPKVGRHRPVVRSQSSRISLLRQPPASASSLTSGNEEEHFSIPERYVEFRGRSCNRCWWWWIPLTVITSIIVTAAIIWLFQPYGLFGYQEYSNATLAEEQQQDEVCTTPACVKAAARLLARLDPSIDPCTDFYRFSCGRFLETYSVPDDSNQLSTLQEMQDEMLLSTRKVLEQSHEGDANVNGSIRKVKDFYASCMSPHLDDADFGNVSELPLFAFLQPGELGAWPLLMLEPGDRPHDHASLEHLIGTLAALQVHSFVDIYVTQDERNSSQYILQFFKGEPLMEKDWYDVSRNETAARHLRCLRSYRNLMEETILLLSGGRREPLDELDDMLAFEARFAKISSTFCADGDMISDPTNDSNRTTSNNEDLENAAFHHDTIVDHRLNLSDMETQFPAINWTAAVETLLRATGLSDKDRAALLLSDMPVSLQCRDFLPELSNLLTTTPSRTVTNYLIWRFIFKSMPLITTRFHKMWTNFKQSVPNLGEERIYLTRWKQCVALVNEGFGLVAAHLYVTKMASNWTNTWILRLIDELKEAFGASIARQEWIEEEMTLRLLEKLEAMGSKIGYPNKILNLTQLDLDYQELHIDGGHIFFNVMRMKRHEVWREIQKVFQPPPQEKYMTYGNLGVVIGHEIVHGFDVNGRRYDRHGNMTQWWSDSLMREFSQRTDCFVQQYAAFTIDHIDKPVDGNRTLGENVCDSGGLAHAWTAYKSHSRAIGEENHRPEFRLPGVNYTNDQLFFITYGQIWCEVLNADGYEKYTKEAHSPGKYRANGVLQNSPTFSEVFHCPVDSPMNPVNKCQLWS from the exons ATGCAATCGGAGCTGATGGAGGACGAATCTCATTTGAACTCAATCCCCGCTGGACAATCGGCCCAGCAAAGAACACCTTCCCCATCGCGCTGCAttgatttaaatgtttttagttccTCAATCAAATCTGATTCCTTTTTAAATACTACCTCTACCAAACATTCGTTACCGCATATTTCGCTCGGAACGTTTAACATGTCCACATCCTCGCCAGTTTCTTCTCCTCCGCAGGTGCGGCAAGCATCTTCGGTAGCGTCATCAAATCGTAACGGACTGACTGGACTTCCAAAAGTTGGCCGTCACCGACCAGTTGTGCGTAGCCAGAGTTCGCGGATCTCGCTCCTGCGCCAGCCTCCGGCTAGTGCTTCTAGCCTCACCAGCGGAAACGAGGAAGAGCATTTCTCCATTCCCGAAAG GTACGTCGAGTTTCGTGGCAGGAGTTGCAATCGttgttggtggtggtggatCCCATTGACCGTCATTACGTCGATCATCGTCACTGCTGCCATCATCTGGTTATTCCAACCTTACG GATTATTTGGTTACCAAGAATACTCGAACGCTACGTTGGCGGAAGAGCAGCAGCAAGACGAAGTGTGTACGACTCCTGCTTGCGTCAAAGCGGCAGCACGTCTACTTGCTCGTCTCGATCCGTCGATTGATCCCTGCACGGATTTTTACCGTTTCTCCTGCGGCCGTTTCCTTGAAACCTACAGCGTCCCAGACGACTCTAATCAGCTTTCAACCCTGCAGGAAATGCAAGATGAAATGTTGCTGTCTACTCGAA aagTGCTGGAACAGTCACACGAGGGCGATGCTAACGTCAACGGATCCATCCGGAAAGTCAAAGATTTCTACGCGTCGTGCATGAGCCCGC ATTTGGACGATGCGGATTTTGGCAACGTCAGCGAGTTGCCACTGTTTGCTTTCCTACAGCCGGGCGAACTAGGCGCTTGGCCGTTGCTCATGCTCGAGCCCGGCGACCGGCCGCACGATCATGCGTCACTCGAGCACCTGATCGGGACCTTGGCAGCGCTCCAAGTCCATAGCTTTGTTGACATTTACGTGACGCAGGACGAGCGGAACTCGTCCCAGTACATCCTTCAG TTTTTTAAAGGTGAGCCACTGATGGAAAAAGATTGGTATGACGTGAGCAGGAATGAGACGGCGGCCAGGCATCTACGCTGCCTTCGCTCTTATCGCAACCTCATGGAGGAGACTATCCTTCTTCTCAGTGGCGGCCGGCGTGAGCCACTTGACGAACTCGACGATATGCTGGCCTTTGAGGCTCGCTTTGCAAAA ATTTCCAGTACCTTCTGCGCTGATGGTGACATGATTTCGGACCCGACCAACGACTCGAATCGCACTACGAGTAACAATGAAGATCTGGAGAATGCTGCCTTCCATCACGATACCATCGTTGATCATCGCTTGAATCTCTCCGACATGGAAACCCAATTTCCTGCG ATCAATTGGACAGCAGCGGTGGAGACTCTTCTTCGAGCGACTGGCTTAAGCGATAAAGATCGGGCAGCTTTGCTGTTGTCTGACATGCCCGTTAGTCTGCAGTGTCGTGACTTCCTACCCGAACTGAGCAACCTCCTCACCACTACACCATCCAG aaccGTTACAAACTATTTGATATGGCGATTCATCTTCAAATCGATGCCACTCATCACCACCCGTTTCCACAAAATGTGGACCAACTTCAAACAGAGTGTACCGAATTTGGGGGAGGAGCGCATTTATCTTACCAG GTGGAAGCAGTGCGTCGCGCTGGTTAATGAAGGTTTTGGATTAGTGGCCGCTCATCTTTACGTTACCAAAATGGCCTCAAATTGGACCAACACTTGG ATATTGCGGCTAATCGACGAACTAAAAGAGGCTTTCGGCGCCAGCATCGCACGCCAAGAGTGGATCGAAGAGGAGATGACTCTACGTCTACTAGAGAAA TTGGAGGCAATGGGCTCCAAGATTGGCTATCCCAACAAAATTCTCAACCTGACTCAGTTGGATCTCGATTATCAGGAG CTGCACATTGACGGTGGCCATATTTTCTTCAACGTCATGCGCATGAAACGTCACGAAGTCTGGCGCGAAATTCAAAAAGTATTTCAGCCTCCACCACAAGAAAA GTACATGACGTACGGCAATCTAGGCGTCGTGATCGGCCATGAAATTGTTCACGGTTTCGATGTCAACG GACGACGGTACGACCGACATGGCAACATGACGCAATGGTGGAGCGACTCGCTGATGCGTGAGTTCAGCCAGCGGACCGACTGTTTTGTCCAACAATATGCCGCGTTCACAATTGACCACATCGATAAACCG GTCGACGGAAACAGAACACTGGGCGAAAATGTATGCGACAGTGGTGGTCTCGCCCATGCGTGGACAGCATATAAGTCACATTCAAGAGCCATAGGCGAGGAGAATCATAGGCCAGAATTCCGACTGCCAGGTGTCAACTACACCAATGACCAGCTTTTTTTCATCACTTACGGACAG ATTTGGTGCGAAGTGCTTAATGCTGATGGCTACGAGAAGTACACCAAAGAAGCTCATAGTCCGGGCAAGTACCGTGCCAACGGTGTCCTTCAAAATAGCCCTACTTTTTCTGAAGTGTTTCATTGCCCAGTCGACAGTCCGATGAACCCAGTCAACAAGTGCCAACTCTGGAGCTAA
- the LOC116919139 gene encoding membrane metallo-endopeptidase-like 1 isoform X1: MQSELMEDESHLNSIPAGQSAQQRTPSPSRCIDLNVFSSSIKSDSFLNTTSTKHSLPHISLGTFNMSTSSPVSSPPQVRQASSVASSNRNGLTGLPKVGRHRPVVRSQSSRISLLRQPPASASSLTSGNEEEHFSIPERYVEFRGRSCNRCWWWWIPLTVITSIIVTAAIIWLFQPYGLFGYQEYSNATLAEEQQQDEVCTTPACVKAAARLLARLDPSIDPCTDFYRFSCGRFLETYSVPDDSNQLSTLQEMQDEMLLSTRKVLEQSHEGDANVNGSIRKVKDFYASCMSPHLDDADFGNVSELPLFAFLQPGELGAWPLLMLEPGDRPHDHASLEHLIGTLAALQVHSFVDIYVTQDERNSSQYILQFFKGEPLMEKDWYDVSRNETAARHLRCLRSYRNLMEETILLLSGGRREPLDELDDMLAFEARFAKISSTFCADGDMISDPTNDSNRTTSNNEDLENAAFHHDTIVDHRLNLSDMETQFPAINWTAAVETLLRATGLSDKDRAALLLSDMPVSLQCRDFLPELSNLLTTTPSRTVTNYLIWRFIFKSMPLITTRFHKMWTNFKQSVPNLGEERIYLTRWKQCVALVNEGFGLVAAHLYVTKMASNWTNTWILRLIDELKEAFGASIARQEWIEEEMTLRLLEKLEAMGSKIGYPNKILNLTQLDLDYQELHIDGGHIFFNVMRMKRHEVWREIQKVFQPPPQEKEWLVQPLVVNAFHNPSTNEIIFPLGILREPFFNLDLPRYMTYGNLGVVIGHEIVHGFDVNGRRYDRHGNMTQWWSDSLMREFSQRTDCFVQQYAAFTIDHIDKPVDGNRTLGENVCDSGGLAHAWTAYKSHSRAIGEENHRPEFRLPGVNYTNDQLFFITYGQIWCEVLNADGYEKYTKEAHSPGKYRANGVLQNSPTFSEVFHCPVDSPMNPVNKCQLWS, encoded by the exons ATGCAATCGGAGCTGATGGAGGACGAATCTCATTTGAACTCAATCCCCGCTGGACAATCGGCCCAGCAAAGAACACCTTCCCCATCGCGCTGCAttgatttaaatgtttttagttccTCAATCAAATCTGATTCCTTTTTAAATACTACCTCTACCAAACATTCGTTACCGCATATTTCGCTCGGAACGTTTAACATGTCCACATCCTCGCCAGTTTCTTCTCCTCCGCAGGTGCGGCAAGCATCTTCGGTAGCGTCATCAAATCGTAACGGACTGACTGGACTTCCAAAAGTTGGCCGTCACCGACCAGTTGTGCGTAGCCAGAGTTCGCGGATCTCGCTCCTGCGCCAGCCTCCGGCTAGTGCTTCTAGCCTCACCAGCGGAAACGAGGAAGAGCATTTCTCCATTCCCGAAAG GTACGTCGAGTTTCGTGGCAGGAGTTGCAATCGttgttggtggtggtggatCCCATTGACCGTCATTACGTCGATCATCGTCACTGCTGCCATCATCTGGTTATTCCAACCTTACG GATTATTTGGTTACCAAGAATACTCGAACGCTACGTTGGCGGAAGAGCAGCAGCAAGACGAAGTGTGTACGACTCCTGCTTGCGTCAAAGCGGCAGCACGTCTACTTGCTCGTCTCGATCCGTCGATTGATCCCTGCACGGATTTTTACCGTTTCTCCTGCGGCCGTTTCCTTGAAACCTACAGCGTCCCAGACGACTCTAATCAGCTTTCAACCCTGCAGGAAATGCAAGATGAAATGTTGCTGTCTACTCGAA aagTGCTGGAACAGTCACACGAGGGCGATGCTAACGTCAACGGATCCATCCGGAAAGTCAAAGATTTCTACGCGTCGTGCATGAGCCCGC ATTTGGACGATGCGGATTTTGGCAACGTCAGCGAGTTGCCACTGTTTGCTTTCCTACAGCCGGGCGAACTAGGCGCTTGGCCGTTGCTCATGCTCGAGCCCGGCGACCGGCCGCACGATCATGCGTCACTCGAGCACCTGATCGGGACCTTGGCAGCGCTCCAAGTCCATAGCTTTGTTGACATTTACGTGACGCAGGACGAGCGGAACTCGTCCCAGTACATCCTTCAG TTTTTTAAAGGTGAGCCACTGATGGAAAAAGATTGGTATGACGTGAGCAGGAATGAGACGGCGGCCAGGCATCTACGCTGCCTTCGCTCTTATCGCAACCTCATGGAGGAGACTATCCTTCTTCTCAGTGGCGGCCGGCGTGAGCCACTTGACGAACTCGACGATATGCTGGCCTTTGAGGCTCGCTTTGCAAAA ATTTCCAGTACCTTCTGCGCTGATGGTGACATGATTTCGGACCCGACCAACGACTCGAATCGCACTACGAGTAACAATGAAGATCTGGAGAATGCTGCCTTCCATCACGATACCATCGTTGATCATCGCTTGAATCTCTCCGACATGGAAACCCAATTTCCTGCG ATCAATTGGACAGCAGCGGTGGAGACTCTTCTTCGAGCGACTGGCTTAAGCGATAAAGATCGGGCAGCTTTGCTGTTGTCTGACATGCCCGTTAGTCTGCAGTGTCGTGACTTCCTACCCGAACTGAGCAACCTCCTCACCACTACACCATCCAG aaccGTTACAAACTATTTGATATGGCGATTCATCTTCAAATCGATGCCACTCATCACCACCCGTTTCCACAAAATGTGGACCAACTTCAAACAGAGTGTACCGAATTTGGGGGAGGAGCGCATTTATCTTACCAG GTGGAAGCAGTGCGTCGCGCTGGTTAATGAAGGTTTTGGATTAGTGGCCGCTCATCTTTACGTTACCAAAATGGCCTCAAATTGGACCAACACTTGG ATATTGCGGCTAATCGACGAACTAAAAGAGGCTTTCGGCGCCAGCATCGCACGCCAAGAGTGGATCGAAGAGGAGATGACTCTACGTCTACTAGAGAAA TTGGAGGCAATGGGCTCCAAGATTGGCTATCCCAACAAAATTCTCAACCTGACTCAGTTGGATCTCGATTATCAGGAG CTGCACATTGACGGTGGCCATATTTTCTTCAACGTCATGCGCATGAAACGTCACGAAGTCTGGCGCGAAATTCAAAAAGTATTTCAGCCTCCACCACAAGAAAA AGAATGGCTAGTTCAACCGCTGGTCGTCAATGCCTTCCACAATCCATCGACCAACGAGATCA TTTTTCCACTAGGCATCCTTCGTGAGCCTTTCTTCAACCTAGACCTACCGAG GTACATGACGTACGGCAATCTAGGCGTCGTGATCGGCCATGAAATTGTTCACGGTTTCGATGTCAACG GACGACGGTACGACCGACATGGCAACATGACGCAATGGTGGAGCGACTCGCTGATGCGTGAGTTCAGCCAGCGGACCGACTGTTTTGTCCAACAATATGCCGCGTTCACAATTGACCACATCGATAAACCG GTCGACGGAAACAGAACACTGGGCGAAAATGTATGCGACAGTGGTGGTCTCGCCCATGCGTGGACAGCATATAAGTCACATTCAAGAGCCATAGGCGAGGAGAATCATAGGCCAGAATTCCGACTGCCAGGTGTCAACTACACCAATGACCAGCTTTTTTTCATCACTTACGGACAG ATTTGGTGCGAAGTGCTTAATGCTGATGGCTACGAGAAGTACACCAAAGAAGCTCATAGTCCGGGCAAGTACCGTGCCAACGGTGTCCTTCAAAATAGCCCTACTTTTTCTGAAGTGTTTCATTGCCCAGTCGACAGTCCGATGAACCCAGTCAACAAGTGCCAACTCTGGAGCTAA